The genome window CGATCCTCGCGGTGAAGTCCATGAACCACTTCAAGGGCGCCTTCCGGCCGATCGCCTCCGAGATCATCGTGACGGATGCGGGAGGGCTGTGTTCGCCCGACCTGTCCCGGCGCACCTACACCCGGCTCCGCCGCCCGGTCTTTCCTCTCGACACACTGTGAGCATTGCCATGTCTGCGTCTCCCCTCGCCCTCGTCCCCTTCGTCAATGTCGAGAATATGATGCGTCTGGTGCTCGAGATCAGCATCGAGCGCTGCCTTGAAGAGCTGACCGCCTATGTCGAGGAGGACTTTCGCCGCTGGGAACTCTTCGACAAGACGCCCCGTGTCGCGTCGCACACCGACGACGGCGTGATCGAGCTGATGCCGACATCCGACGGCATCGATTATGCGTTCAAATACGTCAACGGACACCCCAAGAACATGAAGGACGGGTTGCAGACCGTGACCGCCTTCGGGGTGCTGTCCTCGGTCGAAACCGGCTATCCGGTGCTGTTTTCAGAGATGACCATCCTCACGGCCCTGCGCACCGCCGCGACCTCGGCCATGGCGACAAGGGCCCTGGCGCCCAAGGGAGCGACCACCCTCGCGATCATCGGCAATGGGGCGCAGGCCGAGTTTCAGGCGCTGGCGCTCAAGACGGTCTGCGGCATCAGCGACATCCGCCTCTGCGACACCGACCGGGCCGCAACGGAAAAATGCGTCCGCAACCTGTCGGGCACCGGGCTGAACATCGTCAAATGCACCAGTCCGGAAGAGGCGATCGAGGGTGCCGACGTGATCACCACCTGCACCGCGGACAAGCAATATGCGACCGTCCTGACCGACAACATGGTTGGCGCGGGCGTCCATATCAACGCGATCGGCGGGGATTGCCCCGGCAAGACCGAACTGCACGCCGACATCCTCAACCGCTCGGGTGTTTTCGTCGAATATCCGCCCCAGACCCGGATCGAGGGAGAAATCCAGCAGATGCCTGCAGATTTCCCGGTGACGGAACTCTGGCGGGTCCTGGCCGGCGACGCGAAGGGCCGCGAGACGAACCGCGAAATCACCCTCTTTGATGGCGTGGGCTTCGCGATCG of Stappia sp. ES.058 contains these proteins:
- a CDS encoding ornithine cyclodeaminase → MSASPLALVPFVNVENMMRLVLEISIERCLEELTAYVEEDFRRWELFDKTPRVASHTDDGVIELMPTSDGIDYAFKYVNGHPKNMKDGLQTVTAFGVLSSVETGYPVLFSEMTILTALRTAATSAMATRALAPKGATTLAIIGNGAQAEFQALALKTVCGISDIRLCDTDRAATEKCVRNLSGTGLNIVKCTSPEEAIEGADVITTCTADKQYATVLTDNMVGAGVHINAIGGDCPGKTELHADILNRSGVFVEYPPQTRIEGEIQQMPADFPVTELWRVLAGDAKGRETNREITLFDGVGFAIEDFSALRWLRDKVARSTWHVDLDLIADPDDPRDLYGMIQREKLRMQRAG